Within Gammaproteobacteria bacterium, the genomic segment CCATCCGAACAGATGATATTGCCAACCAACCCTTTAAGTGTGAATATTACAATCAGGAGATCCACCACGCCGCATTAGCACTACCTGAATTCATGAAGCGACAACGGGTTATTTAACCCAAACAACCTCATAGATTTGTGCAGCCACCGCTCTTTCTTTTTAAGTGTGGTTTTTAAGGCGAGATATATCGATAAAATGAGATATTTTTATGCGCCCTCATGAAAATAACAACACAAAACCACAATTATACAGGGGTGTTTTAGTTGCTGTGACCAGGGTCACATTTTTTATCGTAAGAAGCGCTACACTTTGACAAGCCGCTTCAATTAAAAACATATTTGATGGGCTTTTATGGCAAGCTGTTTAAGCCAAACTGTTATTTAGGTGCTGACAATGAAAAGTACAAAGGGCTTCACACTCATCGAATTGATGGTCACGCTTGCCGTGGCGGCGATTCTGATTGCGGTGGCGGTGCCCAACTTTGGTCAGCTGATTGCCGACAACCGA encodes:
- a CDS encoding prepilin-type N-terminal cleavage/methylation domain-containing protein, with product MKSTKGFTLIELMVTLAVAAILIAVAVPNFGQLIADNR